In the Silene latifolia isolate original U9 population chromosome 1, ASM4854445v1, whole genome shotgun sequence genome, GCTTCCTTGGATTTTGGAAAGAGAAAGTACAGACTACATAATGTGGCCTTTCAAAAATTTGTATGACGTTTGTCCATAGATTTGTGTACGGCTTTAGGAGAATTGATTTTTCGGTCAATGATGTTTAATGATGGGTCAACGGTAGGATATAATACAAAACTTGTACCATTGTAGATTCCTGTAGTTAGAAGGCGTGAGTGCACTCAGGCGACGAGGGCCAGTGGAGATGAGGCGCATGCCTTATAGACATGAAATGCGCACCTTATAGACACGAGTCCCACTGTTTTCGCAACCaaatttacattttcaaaatagaaTTTGTGCagcaatatttttgggattttaAAGAGGGCAGACATGTAAAAGGGTAAAAGAAACGGATAATGTGGCAAAACGAAAGGCATAgtaaatgaactagaacaaaacaAAATGGATAATGTACAGTAGTGACCCTCGCTCTGTGCGCGTTATCTACAAGGCGCGCTGAAGCACTTTCGCCAGTGCCTCACTGAGTATTCAGCTTAAGCCCCCTCTGAGGCCTACTTTATCAGACACCACCTTAAGCAAGAGCCTTTAGCGCACCATGTAATATTGTTataacaaaatgaatgaattTAGTTGGCAATTTTTGAGGAAGAGAGTGAAGGAACTTACAATCTATCTCTTCGTCATCTTCATCACACCATTTGTTCCAATCAATTTTTAAGTAGGGAGCAGGTTTCTCTTCTGTCTTTAGAATCCTTTTCCACCAGCCCTTCTGCTCTTTCTGTATTGAGCATAGTATATTTCTCAGCCCTGTTTTAGTTCTGCACCCCTGCATTGAGATGACGCTGAACTGAGAACAAGTAATTCAGGAACAAACTGACAGAAATCGACCATAGAAATATCAAATATCAAGGCCAACGATGCAGCCATTCATGCGTAGCTTGGCCAGTATGGCCACTATCACATGCCAGTTTATTAAACCTACAACGCCAAATGCAATGCAACACTATATGCGTGCTTGAACTAAAAAGTCGCCGGATTAGATATGACATTGTCTAGATTCTAGACTACTCACACGTCACACTTGCCAACACACCAGATAAAGAATAGACAAAAATTCATGTGCGGAGCTCCACCCTAATTAGATATATGGACATTGGTTTCACTTTTATAATTGTAACTAATGTAATTTCAGTTATTCTTTTATGCGTTCCTAAATAAAAACATGGACGCCATTTCACCAAATGACTAACTTAGAATAAAAAAGACACGGCCACCGAAACCCAGTGTCCGAGGCTCCATTGGAAATGAAAACATTTTTCTTAATCACATGATAGAGATTAGCAAAAACCAATCGCTTTAACTTTTATACAAGCTTCCGTAATAGTTAATACATACAAGAGATAAACAGCTTCTTCTACAGTGAACACAGCTGAACAGGAGAGCAAAAGACAAAAGAGTTTCACTGCGAGAGGGAAACACACCTCAGGCGCTATTGCACCATAGAGTTCCAGCGTACATTCATACTTTTCTCCTTGTCGCCCTGTTGCTGAAAACTTAAACAAACCTTCAGGCTCACACTTTACTTCGACATCTTTGGCATCAGGC is a window encoding:
- the LOC141594930 gene encoding co-chaperone protein p23-2 isoform X1, whose translation is MSRCPEVLWAQRASKVYLTVSLPDAKDVEVKCEPEGLFKFSATGRQGEKYECTLELYGAIAPEGCRTKTGLRNILCSIQKEQKGWWKRILKTEEKPAPYLKIDWNKWCDEDDEEIDSDLSSEDGAASENDGDSSDDDGLLYLPDLEKARGK
- the LOC141594930 gene encoding co-chaperone protein p23-2 isoform X2 → MRCPEVLWAQRASKVYLTVSLPDAKDVEVKCEPEGLFKFSATGRQGEKYECTLELYGAIAPEGCRTKTGLRNILCSIQKEQKGWWKRILKTEEKPAPYLKIDWNKWCDEDDEEIDSDLSSEDGAASENDGDSSDDDGLLYLPDLEKARGK